The Deltaproteobacteria bacterium nucleotide sequence GCCGCGATCCATCCCGGCAGGCTGTGTCGCGCCTGCGCTCCGGTGCTCACAGCGCCACAAGGCTGCTCCGCTCCGGTGCTCGGCGCTCCTTGCCTGCCGGGCGCCTCGCGGCCAATGCGACCATGTTTGATCACGCAACAACGCGTTTCTGTGTCGACGGGACCCCTGGGCCGCGCGCCTCGACCACCACAACCCGATCAGCGCCTTCCGTGCCGGGCCTTCACTCGGCGCGACCGGCTTCCATCTCCGGAAAGTATCGCTCGCGCATCCGGTGGGTGTAGGCCACCAGGTTCGCGTGCGTTCGGGCGTGGTCCTTGAGCTCCGTCGGCACGGGGGACCAGAGGACGTTGGCGAGGAAGGCGAAGACCGTCGCATCCACGGACGAGGGAGCCGCTCCGAGGAGGAACTCGGAGTCGCCCAGCGTCGCGGCGAGCGCGTCGAGGTCCAGCTTGCCGAGGTGGAGCAGCTCGGGGACGCTGTGGCGGCCGACTCCCTGGGCGTGCAGCATCGAGCGCATCTTGCGCCGCACGATGGGCGCGCCGACCACGCGCAGGTAGGCGGGGAGCGAGGAGAAGAAGGCCTCCTTCACCAGCGCCCAGCCCGCGTCGGCGATCCAGCGCTGGTGGACCGCGACGAAGTAGAAGTGCTCCTCGAGCAGGCGTCGCACCGCGTGCCCCTTCGCCCACGCCTCCCGGGAGAGCGCCCCGTCGAGCGGGTCCCCGTAGCGCTCCTTCAGGTATTCGAGGATGAAGCCGCTGTCGGCGACGAGCCGCCCGGCGTCCTCGATGTACGGCATCTTCCCCTTCG carries:
- a CDS encoding glutathione S-transferase family protein, which gives rise to MITLYQFPTAWGLPNLSPFCMKVETYLRMVELPYRVVAGLEMRKAPKGKMPYIEDAGRLVADSGFILEYLKERYGDPLDGALSREAWAKGHAVRRLLEEHFYFVAVHQRWIADAGWALVKEAFFSSLPAYLRVVGAPIVRRKMRSMLHAQGVGRHSVPELLHLGKLDLDALAATLGDSEFLLGAAPSSVDATVFAFLANVLWSPVPTELKDHARTHANLVAYTHRMRERYFPEMEAGRAE